The DNA sequence CTCCTTTCTTAACAGCTTCATAAAGTGGACTCATTTCACGGAGTCTATTTACTATAATTGGTAGTTCTTTTAGTAAATAATCTATTTCTTCTTCAGTATTATCATCACCTAAAGTTATTCTCAAAGAACCATGAGCAATTTCATGTGGAAGCCCAATAGCTAAAAGAACATGTGATGGATCTAAAGACCCAGATGTACAAGCAGAACCACTTGAAGCAGCAATTCCCTTCATATCAAGTAGTAAAAGTAAGCTTTCACCTTCTATAAATTCAAAAGAAAAATTAGCATTATTAGGAAGTCTTTTTTCTCTATCACCATTTAAACGCACATATTCAATGTTATTTAATATCCCATCAATTAGTTTATCTCTCAGATGAATAAGCTTTTTATTGTGTTCATCTAGGTTTTGAGTTGCAAGCTCAATCGCTTTTCCAAGACCTACAATACCTGCAACATTCTCAGTTCCTGCTCTTCTGTTTCTTTCTTGTGCTCCACCATGTTCATAAGGATGAATTTTTGTTCCCTTTTTGATGTATAAGGCACCAACACCTTTAGGGCCATAGAACTTATGTGCAGATAATGATAATAAATCTACACCTAATTCCTTAACA is a window from the Caldicellulosiruptoraceae bacterium PP1 genome containing:
- the nifS gene encoding cysteine desulfurase NifS, with translation MTEKFIYFDHAATTPLKKEVLDEMMPYLTEKYGNPSTIYSIGREAKKAIDIARERVAKALNADISEIYFTSGGTESDNWAIKGVAYANQKKGKHIITTTIEHHAVLHVCKYLQEQGFEVTYVPVEENGVVDPQKIKDAIREDTILITVMFANNEIGTIQPIKEIAKIAKEKGIIFHTDAVQAVGNIKVDVKELGVDLLSLSAHKFYGPKGVGALYIKKGTKIHPYEHGGAQERNRRAGTENVAGIVGLGKAIELATQNLDEHNKKLIHLRDKLIDGILNNIEYVRLNGDREKRLPNNANFSFEFIEGESLLLLLDMKGIAASSGSACTSGSLDPSHVLLAIGLPHEIAHGSLRITLGDDNTEEEIDYLLKELPIIVNRLREMSPLYEAVKKGER